One Sphingomonas sp. FARSPH genomic region harbors:
- a CDS encoding efflux RND transporter periplasmic adaptor subunit: MTVKAQSIPNIVELPGRIEAVRTAEVRARSDGIIERRLYQEGTDVVEGAPLFRIDPRDLNAQVDQARATLRRAEAARTNAQQIVRRYAPLVADRSVSALEFDQAQATLRQEDANVADARAALARAQLQQSYTIVRAPIAGRVGRAQVTEGALVSASSATPLATVEQLAPVYAVFTQSSAAALDLIQAQRSGSLDVPALSQIEVRLILANGQDYAVAGKLDFSDQTVDSTTGSQTLRAVFPNPERLLLPGQFVRGRLSIGTAPSGIMIPAKAVQMGERNATVSVVGRDSTVEARSVQLGAQVGGNWIVRSGLKPGDRVIVEGWQKAQPGQKVQVRGDAAPAQTKGGR, encoded by the coding sequence ATGACCGTCAAGGCACAGTCCATTCCCAACATCGTCGAACTGCCCGGCCGTATCGAAGCGGTGCGCACGGCGGAGGTTCGCGCACGCTCAGACGGCATTATCGAGCGCCGCCTCTATCAGGAAGGCACCGATGTGGTGGAGGGAGCGCCCCTGTTTCGCATCGATCCGCGCGACCTCAATGCCCAGGTGGATCAGGCGCGGGCGACGCTGCGCCGCGCCGAGGCCGCGCGCACCAATGCCCAGCAGATCGTTCGCCGCTATGCCCCGCTCGTCGCAGATCGGTCGGTCAGCGCGCTGGAGTTCGACCAGGCACAAGCGACCTTGCGGCAGGAAGACGCCAATGTCGCGGACGCACGGGCGGCCCTTGCGCGGGCGCAGCTCCAGCAGAGCTACACCATCGTGCGTGCGCCGATCGCCGGGCGCGTCGGTCGCGCGCAGGTAACGGAAGGCGCATTGGTCAGCGCCTCATCGGCGACACCGCTTGCCACGGTTGAACAGCTTGCGCCGGTCTATGCCGTGTTCACGCAGTCCAGTGCCGCTGCTCTCGACCTCATCCAGGCGCAGCGTTCGGGTTCCCTCGATGTGCCGGCTCTGTCGCAGATCGAAGTACGTTTGATCCTCGCCAACGGGCAGGACTATGCCGTTGCGGGAAAGCTGGATTTCTCGGACCAGACCGTTGATTCGACGACCGGTAGCCAGACCCTGCGCGCGGTTTTCCCAAATCCTGAGCGGCTGCTGCTGCCCGGACAGTTTGTGCGCGGCAGGCTGAGCATTGGAACGGCACCCAGCGGCATCATGATCCCCGCGAAGGCGGTGCAGATGGGAGAAAGGAACGCCACGGTTTCAGTGGTCGGTCGCGACTCAACCGTAGAAGCACGCAGCGTTCAGCTCGGCGCGCAGGTTGGTGGAAACTGGATCGTCCGCTCCGGCCTCAAGCCCGGCGACCGCGTGATCGTCGAGGGCTGGCAGAAGGCGCAGCCAGGTCAAAAGGTGCAGGTGCGCGGCGACGCTGCCCCCGCTCAGACGAAGGGCGGGCGCTGA
- a CDS encoding recombinase family protein, whose product MLIGYMRVSTGEQNLDLQRDALDRAGCGRVFDDVCSGRATERAGLDKALDIMRDGDTLVVWKLDRIGRSLPHVVGLVGDLQKRGIGLKVLTGDIDTTTVTGRLVFGIFATLAEFERDLTHERTMAGLAAARARGRAGGRPRVMTKQKLKAAMALMADRDNAARDVAVQLGVSVSTLYAYVDAKGQPRERASELLGKRGVQPKIAA is encoded by the coding sequence ATGCTGATCGGATATATGCGGGTGTCGACAGGCGAGCAAAATCTCGATCTGCAACGCGATGCGCTGGATCGTGCCGGATGCGGCCGGGTGTTCGACGACGTGTGCTCGGGCCGTGCGACCGAACGGGCCGGGCTCGACAAGGCACTCGACATCATGCGTGATGGCGACACCCTCGTAGTCTGGAAGCTCGACCGGATCGGACGGTCGCTACCCCACGTCGTTGGGCTGGTCGGCGATCTGCAGAAGCGCGGGATCGGCCTTAAGGTGCTGACCGGCGATATCGACACGACGACCGTTACGGGCCGGTTGGTGTTCGGTATTTTCGCGACCCTGGCCGAGTTCGAGCGCGATCTGACCCATGAGCGCACAATGGCGGGGCTGGCCGCGGCCAGGGCGCGAGGCCGTGCAGGTGGTCGGCCGCGGGTCATGACGAAGCAGAAGCTGAAGGCCGCGATGGCGCTGATGGCGGATCGCGACAATGCCGCACGCGATGTTGCGGTCCAACTCGGCGTATCAGTGTCGACGCTTTATGCCTATGTCGATGCGAAAGGTCAGCCGCGAGAGCGGGCCAGCGAATTGCTGGGCAAGCGCGGGGTTCAGCCTAAAATAGCAGCATAG
- a CDS encoding replication initiator protein A, whose translation MDIEAPVRDPLIPERHPQQELFICDVGDAVLKDVMPQMEHPFYSLSKKPETSIRRYEHNGQWLEVTPSVKGLATIYDKDILIYCISQIMAKLKANLPVSKRVKLNSRDLLVFTNRGTSGKDYEALREAIERLRGTTISTNIKTGDEIQTDIFGLIDTASIRYKNGLDGRLMGCEITLSDWVFNAIRHNEVLTLHRDYFRLRKPLERRIYELARKHCGQQPSWRIGLDTLLKKSGAQSPLKRFRQMVRELAESNHLPDYLVEFDLEADMVTFTNRGTMKAALAAPAAEPWTGALDGDIYGDARNVAPGWDVHYLEREWRNWLGENEIAPKHAERHFLKFCQSWFEKRGRPS comes from the coding sequence ATGGATATTGAGGCACCCGTTCGCGACCCGCTCATTCCGGAGCGGCATCCCCAGCAGGAACTGTTCATCTGCGACGTGGGGGATGCCGTTCTAAAGGACGTGATGCCGCAAATGGAGCATCCCTTCTACTCGCTCTCAAAAAAGCCGGAGACCTCCATTCGGCGTTACGAGCATAACGGACAGTGGCTCGAAGTTACGCCGAGCGTGAAGGGCTTGGCGACGATCTACGATAAAGACATCCTGATCTACTGCATTTCGCAGATCATGGCGAAGCTCAAAGCCAACCTACCTGTCTCAAAGCGGGTTAAGCTCAACAGCCGCGATCTACTCGTCTTCACGAACCGGGGCACCTCGGGGAAGGACTACGAGGCGCTGCGTGAGGCTATCGAGCGGCTACGTGGCACCACCATCTCGACCAACATCAAGACCGGCGACGAGATCCAGACCGACATATTCGGCCTGATCGACACGGCCTCGATCCGCTACAAGAACGGCCTCGATGGGCGTCTGATGGGATGCGAAATCACGCTTTCGGATTGGGTGTTCAACGCAATTCGGCACAATGAGGTGCTGACCCTTCACCGAGACTATTTCAGGCTGCGGAAGCCCCTTGAGCGTCGGATATACGAGCTGGCCCGCAAGCACTGCGGGCAGCAACCCTCCTGGCGCATCGGGCTAGATACGTTGCTGAAGAAGTCCGGCGCGCAAAGCCCGCTTAAGCGGTTTCGGCAGATGGTTCGGGAGTTGGCCGAGAGCAACCATCTACCTGACTACCTCGTTGAGTTCGACCTTGAGGCGGACATGGTGACGTTCACGAACCGCGGAACGATGAAGGCCGCGCTTGCGGCTCCCGCTGCTGAGCCCTGGACGGGCGCGCTCGATGGCGACATCTACGGCGACGCCCGAAATGTCGCGCCGGGATGGGACGTGCACTATCTCGAACGGGAGTGGCGCAACTGGCTTGGCGAGAATGAAATCGCGCCGAAGCACGCCGAACGGCACTTCCTCAAATTCTGTCAGAGCTGGTTCGAGAAGCGGGGTCGGCCGAGTTGA
- a CDS encoding Tn3 family transposase: MVKRKHQLLTESERDQILAIPTDRDHLARLYSFEPSDIDIIGARRERRNRLGVALQLALLRHPGTTLAQIIRDKGAIPHHLAAFVAEQLGLCVTDLADYAARDQTMTDHARELAEHLNLRGPTRTDIPFMIEAAAKTAWATDKGMTIANGVVTALREARILLPSISTIERVSIAGRARARKQAASALIADLSVEQVHALEQLFDETGAGGVSQLTLLKTIPVAAKPDHIRQILDRLRRVRVIGICPDIAGRIHADRFHQYVREGRASPAYMIERYTPSRRRATLVAFLLDLEERLTDSALEMADKLIGGIFTRARNSQARSYATTSKNVARLMLIFRSTIDALTDALDTGEDPMEALDASVGWTTLMRVRPEVATIAETASLDPLTVAADRYATLRKFAPDLLETLEFRAGKGSTKTTAAIEVLRVLNRSGKRDLPADAPMPFRKEWRKIVVSDDGKVNRRLWEIATIAHLRNKLRSGDVWVERSAGYRRFDSYLLSEPKAKPVVSALGLPLSADEWLAQRGHELDRRLKKFAQHLKRDALDDVRFRDDRLQISPVRTITTPDAEELAHRLDAMMPRIRITELLHEVAQETGFLAAFTNLRTGERCPNENALLATILADATNLGLSRMAAASQGVTRDQLLWTHDAYIRDDSYRAALAVLINAQHRMPFSRVWGDGTTSSSDGQFFRGAKRGASGGDINARYGVDHGFSFYTHVSDQRAPYHVNVISAATHEAPYVLDGLTNHGTDLKIAEHYTDTGGATDHVFALCAMLGFRFCPRLRDFPDRRLAPIAPAATYPFITPLLGKRIRTDIIREQWDDVLRLVGSIKAGHVAPSVMLRKLAAYERQNQLDVALQEIGKVERTLFMLDWLENPDLRRRCQAGLNNSEQRHVLTQAIYTFRQGRIIDRSHEAQQYRASGLNLVIAAIVYWNATYMDAAVQHLRAASAAVPDDLLAHTSPVGWEHIAFSGDFLWDRAAASAGRKALNLTQDIRVA, encoded by the coding sequence ATGGTGAAGCGCAAACATCAACTCCTGACCGAGAGTGAGCGCGATCAAATCCTCGCCATCCCGACCGACCGCGACCATTTGGCCCGCCTCTACTCGTTCGAGCCATCTGACATCGACATTATCGGCGCGCGCCGCGAGCGGCGGAACCGATTAGGCGTGGCGCTGCAACTGGCGTTGCTGCGGCATCCCGGCACGACTCTTGCGCAGATCATCCGGGACAAGGGAGCGATACCCCACCATCTTGCGGCCTTTGTGGCGGAGCAGCTCGGCCTGTGCGTAACAGACCTCGCCGATTACGCGGCGCGCGACCAAACAATGACGGACCATGCCCGGGAACTGGCGGAGCACCTTAATCTACGTGGGCCGACCCGCACTGATATTCCGTTCATGATTGAGGCGGCGGCGAAAACGGCCTGGGCGACCGATAAGGGGATGACGATCGCGAACGGTGTCGTCACCGCCCTTCGCGAGGCCCGGATTCTACTGCCCTCCATTTCTACCATCGAACGCGTCAGCATCGCGGGACGAGCGCGTGCCCGCAAACAAGCGGCCTCCGCCCTGATCGCTGATCTCAGCGTTGAACAGGTCCACGCCCTCGAGCAACTCTTTGACGAGACTGGCGCTGGTGGTGTGAGCCAACTCACCTTGCTAAAGACGATCCCCGTTGCGGCCAAGCCCGATCACATCCGCCAGATTCTCGACCGTTTGAGACGCGTGCGGGTGATCGGCATTTGCCCGGACATCGCTGGGCGCATCCATGCGGACCGGTTCCACCAATATGTCAGGGAAGGCCGAGCATCGCCTGCCTATATGATAGAGCGCTATACGCCGTCCCGGCGCCGTGCCACTCTGGTCGCGTTCCTGCTCGACCTTGAAGAGCGACTTACGGACAGCGCCCTGGAAATGGCAGACAAGCTGATCGGCGGGATATTCACCCGCGCAAGGAACTCCCAGGCGCGCAGCTATGCTACCACGTCGAAGAATGTAGCACGGCTGATGCTGATCTTTCGCAGTACGATCGATGCTCTCACCGATGCGCTCGATACCGGCGAGGATCCGATGGAGGCCCTGGATGCATCGGTCGGGTGGACAACCCTCATGAGGGTCAGGCCAGAAGTGGCAACTATCGCAGAAACCGCCAGCCTCGATCCGCTGACGGTCGCGGCCGATCGCTATGCGACGTTGCGCAAGTTCGCGCCCGATTTGCTGGAAACACTCGAGTTCAGGGCCGGCAAGGGTAGTACGAAAACGACCGCCGCCATCGAAGTGCTCCGCGTGCTTAACAGGTCGGGCAAGCGCGATCTGCCTGCTGACGCTCCCATGCCCTTCCGCAAGGAATGGCGGAAGATCGTGGTTAGCGATGACGGCAAGGTCAACCGGCGACTCTGGGAGATCGCGACGATCGCGCACCTGCGCAACAAATTGCGCTCCGGAGATGTCTGGGTTGAACGATCGGCGGGATATCGTCGGTTCGACAGCTATCTGCTCAGCGAGCCAAAGGCGAAACCGGTCGTGTCCGCGCTCGGCCTGCCCTTGTCGGCGGACGAATGGCTGGCACAGCGGGGCCACGAACTGGATCGGCGCTTGAAGAAGTTTGCCCAGCATCTGAAGCGCGACGCCCTGGACGATGTACGGTTCCGGGACGACCGCCTCCAGATATCGCCGGTTCGCACGATCACGACGCCTGACGCCGAGGAACTAGCCCACCGGCTCGATGCGATGATGCCGCGCATCCGCATCACGGAATTGCTTCATGAGGTGGCGCAGGAAACAGGATTCCTCGCGGCGTTCACCAATCTGCGCACCGGTGAGCGCTGTCCTAACGAAAACGCGCTGCTCGCGACCATCCTTGCCGATGCCACCAATCTCGGCCTCTCGCGCATGGCCGCCGCGAGCCAAGGCGTCACACGCGATCAACTCCTGTGGACCCATGACGCCTATATCCGCGATGACAGCTATCGCGCAGCGCTGGCCGTCCTCATCAACGCCCAGCACCGCATGCCATTCTCGCGGGTCTGGGGCGACGGCACCACCTCAAGCTCCGATGGACAGTTCTTCCGGGGAGCCAAGCGCGGTGCGTCGGGCGGCGACATCAACGCGCGCTACGGCGTCGACCACGGCTTCAGCTTCTACACGCATGTCTCCGATCAGCGCGCCCCCTACCATGTCAACGTGATCTCGGCCGCGACGCATGAGGCCCCCTATGTGCTCGATGGCCTGACCAATCACGGCACCGATCTCAAAATCGCCGAGCATTATACTGACACCGGCGGGGCCACCGATCATGTCTTCGCCCTTTGCGCCATGCTGGGATTTCGCTTCTGCCCGCGCCTGCGCGATTTTCCCGACAGGCGCCTCGCGCCGATTGCCCCGGCAGCAACCTATCCCTTCATCACGCCGCTGTTGGGCAAACGCATCCGTACCGACATTATTCGTGAGCAATGGGATGACGTGCTGCGGCTCGTAGGCTCGATCAAGGCCGGCCACGTTGCACCCTCGGTCATGTTGCGAAAGCTCGCGGCCTATGAGCGACAGAACCAGCTCGACGTGGCGCTACAGGAAATAGGCAAGGTCGAACGGACCCTGTTCATGCTGGACTGGCTTGAAAACCCTGATTTGCGCCGGCGTTGCCAGGCCGGTCTCAACAACAGCGAACAACGACATGTCCTGACGCAGGCGATCTACACTTTCCGTCAGGGGCGCATCATCGATCGCAGCCATGAGGCCCAGCAATATAGGGCATCCGGCCTCAACCTGGTGATCGCCGCCATTGTCTATTGGAACGCGACTTACATGGACGCCGCCGTCCAGCATCTGCGAGCGGCCTCGGCCGCGGTGCCCGACGATCTCCTTGCCCATACCTCCCCGGTGGGCTGGGAACATATCGCCTTTTCCGGTGACTTTCTCTGGGATAGAGCGGCGGCATCCGCTGGCCGTAAAGCGCTCAACCTGACGCAAGATATCCGCGTCGCGTAG
- a CDS encoding recombinase family protein encodes MGGILGYARVSTGDQDVAGQTMRLEKAGAIKVFTDVMSGKSMDRPGLADLLAYARKGDTLAVVRLDRLGRSLAELLVTVEKLHAQGVALLSLEEKIDTSSAAGELIFHVFGAIAHFERRLISERTKDGIAAARARGKLPGRQPLDMSKVHAAIKLVEASISPTEAARQLGIGRSTIYREMRRLGVERPA; translated from the coding sequence ATGGGCGGTATTCTGGGCTATGCTCGTGTGAGCACCGGCGACCAGGACGTGGCAGGGCAGACCATGCGTCTGGAGAAGGCTGGCGCCATTAAAGTGTTCACCGACGTTATGTCGGGCAAGAGCATGGATCGTCCCGGTTTGGCCGACCTGCTCGCCTACGCCCGTAAGGGTGACACATTAGCCGTGGTTCGCCTCGATCGGCTCGGGCGATCGCTGGCCGAATTACTTGTCACGGTTGAGAAGCTGCACGCCCAAGGCGTGGCGCTGCTAAGCCTTGAAGAGAAAATCGACACTTCATCGGCCGCCGGCGAACTGATCTTCCATGTGTTCGGGGCCATCGCCCATTTTGAACGACGGCTGATTTCCGAACGCACCAAGGATGGCATCGCCGCCGCCCGTGCCAGGGGCAAGTTACCTGGCCGTCAGCCGCTCGACATGAGCAAGGTCCATGCCGCCATTAAACTGGTCGAAGCGAGTATCTCGCCAACAGAAGCGGCACGGCAACTCGGCATCGGCCGATCAACCATATATCGAGAAATGCGCCGCCTTGGCGTGGAAAGGCCCGCCTGA
- a CDS encoding helix-turn-helix domain-containing protein, which produces MAYHPRYALKDSVSEVARQLGVSRPTLRRFRARMTQGDV; this is translated from the coding sequence CTGGCGTACCATCCACGCTATGCCCTCAAAGACAGCGTCAGCGAGGTTGCGCGACAGCTCGGTGTGTCGCGCCCTACCCTGCGCCGGTTTCGCGCGCGCATGACGCAGGGCGATGTGTAA
- a CDS encoding Tn3 family transposase has product MPVSFLSDEQALRYGRFVGDPTSEQLARHFYLDDADRTFIGAHRGDHNRLGVAVQLGSLRLLGTFLEDPAQTPASVTRFAGSQLAIDEPCERMAQYCATKGRWRHGPRIRDHYGYQVFSDPRIAFRLHRFLYALCWTGTDRPSALFDAAATWLIECKVLLPGLSVLERDIARVRTRVATHVHRRLIDRLTSEQRARLDTLVAVIGDGRQSPLDRLRDGPYLQSGPEISRAVDRLTEIRTFTAGLPELDRVPPGKAVALARFAGAARAQAVARLPDDRRAATLVAFIRTLEASASDDVIDLFDVVSTRMFSNARINARDARMRSLRDLDAASLRLRDAGVVLLDDSISDAQVRAAVFALVDRTALTDAVAQVNLLARPNDESYFVELRRQAGTMRYLPKMLAALDLAAAPAGQPLLDAVDHLRRVHRGEKRRGPAPTSFVPKGWGRQLKSDDGTFDLTGYRLCTLDRLRRAIRRRDVFPVRSLRYADPRKGLLTGAAWEAARPTVCRTVGVAVAGDEEIARLSARLDLAYRETAARVPDNDAVTITKTASGADLSIAPLDRIDEPLSLTDLHRAIDARLPQLDLPELILEMHARTGFAAAFTHASEGNARAEDIATTICAVLVAEATNTGFEPLVRPEVSALRRSRLSWVKQNFIRAETLTTANALLVAAHNRIPLARVWGSGEVASADGLRFTVPVRTIHAGPNPRYFGRERGITWYNLVSDRFSGLNALTVPGTLRDSLYLLAVVLDQETELRPGEIMTDTAGYTDTIFGIFHLLGLQFSPRIADIGGARFWRVDGKADYGVLDDLAANRINTRLIVEHWDDLLRLAGSLKLGVVRATDLTRVLQTNDRPTRLARALQELGRLIKSLYMLRFIDDETYRRRILVQLNRGESRHLLARTIFHGKRGELRQRYREGQEDQLGALGLVVNLVVLWNTIYIDAAVSQLRAEGHVILDEDVARLSPLGSRHINMLGRYAFTIPDIVARGELRPLRDPGATGIDDA; this is encoded by the coding sequence GTGCCGGTCAGCTTTCTCTCGGACGAGCAGGCCCTGCGCTATGGTCGCTTCGTCGGCGATCCTACATCGGAGCAGTTGGCGCGCCATTTTTATCTCGACGATGCAGACCGGACGTTCATCGGCGCGCACCGCGGCGATCACAACAGGCTCGGCGTAGCGGTACAGCTTGGCTCTTTGCGGCTGCTCGGCACCTTTCTCGAAGATCCGGCACAGACACCGGCGTCGGTCACGCGGTTCGCAGGCAGCCAGTTGGCGATCGACGAGCCGTGCGAACGGATGGCGCAATATTGCGCGACCAAGGGACGATGGCGGCACGGCCCGCGCATCCGCGACCATTATGGCTACCAAGTTTTCTCCGATCCACGCATCGCGTTCCGATTGCATCGTTTCCTGTACGCGCTGTGTTGGACGGGCACCGATCGGCCATCGGCGCTCTTCGATGCAGCGGCGACGTGGCTGATTGAATGCAAGGTGCTGTTGCCAGGGCTGTCCGTCCTCGAGCGCGATATCGCACGAGTCCGCACACGGGTCGCCACGCACGTTCATCGCCGTCTCATCGACAGGCTGACGTCGGAGCAACGCGCCCGGCTCGACACGCTGGTCGCCGTTATTGGCGACGGGCGGCAAAGCCCGCTCGATCGACTGCGTGACGGTCCATACCTGCAAAGCGGCCCCGAGATCAGCCGCGCCGTTGATCGCCTTACCGAAATCCGCACGTTCACAGCGGGCTTGCCCGAACTTGATCGGGTGCCACCCGGCAAGGCGGTCGCATTGGCGCGATTTGCCGGTGCGGCGCGGGCGCAGGCCGTGGCCCGACTCCCCGACGATCGGCGCGCTGCCACCCTCGTCGCGTTCATCCGCACCCTCGAAGCGTCGGCCAGCGACGATGTCATCGACCTGTTCGACGTCGTGTCGACCCGAATGTTTTCCAACGCGCGCATCAACGCCAGGGATGCCCGGATGCGTTCGCTGCGTGATCTCGATGCCGCATCGCTCCGGCTTCGCGATGCCGGCGTTGTGCTGCTCGATGACAGCATCAGCGATGCGCAGGTGCGCGCGGCCGTGTTCGCGCTCGTCGATCGGACAGCGCTGACCGACGCCGTCGCACAGGTGAACCTTCTCGCGCGGCCGAACGACGAGAGCTATTTTGTCGAGTTGCGCCGGCAGGCCGGGACGATGCGCTATCTGCCGAAGATGCTGGCAGCGCTCGATCTTGCAGCCGCGCCCGCAGGACAGCCGCTGCTCGACGCGGTCGACCACTTGCGAAGGGTTCACAGGGGCGAGAAGCGCCGTGGACCGGCACCAACATCGTTCGTCCCCAAGGGGTGGGGGCGCCAGTTGAAGAGTGATGACGGTACATTCGATCTGACCGGATACCGGCTTTGTACGCTCGACCGGCTACGCCGCGCCATTCGCCGTCGCGACGTCTTTCCTGTTCGCTCGCTTCGCTACGCCGACCCGCGCAAAGGCCTGCTGACAGGAGCCGCCTGGGAAGCGGCGCGACCGACGGTATGCCGCACGGTCGGCGTGGCGGTCGCTGGCGACGAGGAGATCGCCAGGCTGTCCGCGCGGCTCGATCTCGCCTACCGCGAGACAGCGGCGCGCGTACCGGACAACGATGCCGTGACCATCACGAAAACGGCGAGCGGCGCCGACCTGTCGATCGCACCGCTCGACAGGATCGACGAGCCACTCAGCCTCACCGATCTCCATAGGGCAATCGACGCGCGCTTGCCGCAGCTGGATCTTCCCGAGCTGATCCTGGAGATGCATGCGCGAACCGGTTTCGCGGCGGCGTTCACGCATGCCAGCGAAGGCAATGCACGCGCCGAGGATATAGCGACGACGATCTGCGCGGTGCTTGTCGCGGAGGCCACCAATACCGGATTCGAACCGCTTGTCCGTCCCGAGGTGTCCGCGCTGCGCCGGTCACGGTTGAGCTGGGTGAAGCAGAACTTCATCCGCGCCGAGACGCTGACCACAGCCAACGCGCTGCTGGTCGCGGCCCATAACAGGATACCACTGGCCCGCGTTTGGGGCAGCGGCGAGGTCGCCTCTGCCGATGGACTGCGTTTCACCGTGCCAGTCCGCACGATCCACGCCGGCCCAAACCCGCGCTATTTCGGGCGCGAACGCGGCATCACCTGGTACAATCTGGTTTCTGATCGCTTTTCCGGGCTGAATGCTCTGACGGTGCCCGGCACGTTGCGCGACAGCCTCTATCTGCTTGCCGTCGTGCTCGACCAGGAAACCGAATTGCGGCCAGGCGAGATCATGACCGACACAGCCGGCTACACCGACACGATCTTCGGCATTTTTCACCTGCTCGGGCTCCAGTTCTCGCCGCGCATCGCCGACATTGGCGGCGCGCGGTTCTGGCGTGTCGATGGCAAGGCCGATTATGGCGTGCTGGATGACCTCGCCGCGAATAGGATCAACACCAGGCTGATTGTCGAACATTGGGATGATCTCCTTCGACTGGCCGGATCGCTCAAACTCGGCGTCGTGCGCGCGACCGATCTCACCCGTGTCCTTCAGACCAATGATCGCCCCACCAGGCTGGCACGTGCCCTTCAGGAGCTTGGCCGCCTCATCAAGTCACTCTACATGCTGCGGTTCATCGACGACGAAACCTACCGGCGCCGGATCCTGGTCCAGCTCAATCGCGGCGAGAGCCGCCACCTGCTTGCCCGCACCATATTCCACGGCAAGCGCGGTGAACTTCGCCAGCGCTACCGCGAAGGGCAGGAGGATCAGCTCGGCGCGCTCGGGCTCGTCGTCAACCTGGTCGTGCTCTGGAACACGATCTACATCGACGCGGCGGTCAGCCAGCTACGCGCCGAAGGCCATGTGATCCTGGACGAGGACGTCGCCCGCCTCTCGCCGCTTGGTTCCAGGCACATCAACATGCTCGGGCGCTATGCCTTCACCATTCCCGACATCGTGGCGCGCGGCGAGTTGAGGCCGCTACGCGATCCTGGTGCCACAGGTATCGACGATGCTTGA